A stretch of DNA from Spirochaetaceae bacterium:
GCTGTGCAAGCCGCTAACGGTATTTACAGCGACAGCGACCGTGTAAACATTCAGGCCGAAATTAGCCAGTTAATTCAGGAAGTAAACCGCATTGCCGAGCAATCACAATTTAACGGCATGCAAGTTCTTGACGGCAGCTTAGACGGTGCCGGCGGCGGTGTAGCCCTAGTTGGCCACATTGGCGCTAACATGGACCAACGCGTAAGTATTGACGTGCGCGATATGAGTGCAGCGGCTTTACAAATTGAAGGTTTAGTATACGATAGCACCGATGCCGCTAACCAAGCCATTGGGACCCTTGACGGCGCTTTGGATATGATTAACAGGCAACGCGCCGATTTAGGTGCTTTCCAAAACCGTATGGAAATGCTTGTAAACAGCCAAATGAATGCCGCCCAAAACCTACAATTTAGCGAAAGCCAAATTAGAGACCAAGACATGGCAGCCGGTGCCGTTGAGCTTACCCGCGACAACATTCTTATGCAAAGCGGTATTGCTATGCTGGCACAAGCTAACACGCGTACTCAAGGTGTGCTACAGTTACTTAACTAATAATTTTGTTAAGCTAAATTTGTTTTTAAAGGTAAACCAAGCGCCTGTTGGTTTACCTTTTTTATTTTTACATAACGGTAATCCCGTTTAAAAACTGCCGGCAGTCTTGACAAAACGGCTTATTAATAGTAAAGTTTTAGATAAACTCACTAAGTTTTTGTTTAAAGGAAAATTTTGTAATGGTAAAAATTAAAAGTGCCCTCGGCTTTATTGGCTTATTGGTTATTTTGGTTATCATTGTGGTTAGCTTTGTTATTGCCCCTTCTTTAGGTATGGGCGGCAGTAACGTTATTACTTTTGGCCGCTACGGGCAGCAGCCCATCGATTATGCTAGAGGCAGTAACTTTTTAAACCTAATAGAGCAGTACCAGCGGGCCAACAGCGATATGCCGGCCTTTATGCAGCGTTTTTTATGGCAATATGCCTTTAGCCAAGCTATGTTAGCCGCTGCTTGGGCCGAAGAAAGCCAGCGGGCCGGTATTGTGGTTGGCAACCGCCTACTGGGCCTATCGTTAAGCAACGAAGGTTTTACCCACGAAATACTGGCCGGCCTAAGCATAGTAGACCACGAAACTATCGTTAATAGGCACACCCAATTAATACGCAGTAATATTATGCGCCACAACGTTAGCTCGGTTACCCGCAGTAACAACTTTTTAAATTTTGCCTCTAACCCGGCCGGTATAAGCCGCAGCGCCGATATAGCCATTTTTTATGCCGATAACTACCCCGATAGTGCCGCCATCTCTTTTGCTCAAGCTAATTTAAATCTGTTTAGGCAAGCTAACTTAAGCGTTTTATTCATAGAAGCCGGCCGAACCGAAGCCGAACAGCTACGCAACTCTTTAATTAATAACGAGTTTAGCTTTTTTGATGCTCCACTGCGCAGTAACATTGTTTACCATTCTATAAATAATCAGCCGCAATATCTTTTTGAGGTAGAGCAAATTTTACTTGATGACCAACTGGCCGCCGGTGTTTTTAACTTAACGGTAGGCGGTGTCTCGCAGCTATTACCGCAAGCGGGCATCGATAATTTATTTGTTCTTTACCAGCTGGAAGAAGCCCCCGTAACGCCCGATTTTACCAGCGAAACCACCATTAATATGGTAAAAAATTACTTGCTTACGCACAGGCGCTCGCATGTGGCCGACCACTTTTTAGCCGAAGCCGCCTTAATAGATAGGACTAATTTTGCAGTTTCGGCCGCCGCCTTAGGGGCAACCATTTTACATACGCCGTTTTTTAGCCCCGTTTTTGGCCTAGAAGTTAATCAATTTAACCCCAGCCCCTACGATAGTTTGGTAGAAAATTTTACGCAAATTTTTGCTCAGCAAGATGCACGTTTAGCCAACGCTTTAAGGCATAACCGGGCCTTTTTTAGCGCCGTTTTTGCCGGTGGACTTAACGCACAAGTAAATTCTTTAGTGATAGATAACGACTTTTTAGCCATTATCGCCGTGCTGCCTACCGCCGAGCAAAACTTTACGCAACAACTTACCGGCCTTGACGATTACCTTAACCATGAGTTACTTACTTTAGTTGAGCAAAATTTTAGAGATTCGCCGCGCTGGCGTGATAACTTTGACCGCGGCTACACAACTATCTTTGGGCCAGAGCAAGATGCCGGTTTTAACTTCGGTTTTTAAATGCTTACCTTAGAGGCCACAGCTCGTGGCCTTTATCAAGTTGTTTATAACAGCCGTGCCTTATACTCGCAATATAACATTGAAAGTGGGGTAAAAAAATTACTGCCACCTCCCAGCGAGCACACACTTTACTTAATAGCTTCGCCGTTACTGGGGTACGGCCTTAAAGAGTGGCTCGCTAAATTACCGGCCGGCAGTTATGCCTTAGCCTACGAAGCCGAGCCGCAGCTAACCCAAATTACTCACCAACATTTTGCCGGTTGGCAAACCTCTCAAGTTACTTTACTTAACAGCATAGAATATAACTCTTTAAACAAGACGCTCTTTAATTTATACAACTACAACTTTAAAGAGGTAGTTATGCTTAAAATAAATGGCGGTTATTATTTAAAACAAACTATTTATGATAATTTATTTATTTTTTTACAGCAATTACTCCAGCAGCAAACCCATAACCGTTTACTACTTAAACGTAATGCTAAACGTTGGTTAAAAAATACCATCGACAATTTTAGCAGCATAAAAAGTTTTGTTAAACCTCAATTTGATGACAAACCACTCATCATTGCCGCCGCCGGTTTATCGTTAGATGAAGCCATACCTTCTTTAAAAAAGTACCGTCCTTATTATCATTTACTGGCGGTAGATACCGCTTTTTTACCTTTGCAAGCGCATAGTCTTAATCCCGATGCCCTTTTTATTTTAGAAGGAGGCTTTTATAATAGCTACGATTTTATCGGACACAAAAACTTCACTGCGCCTGTCATCAGCGATTTAGCCAGTTATGCGCCTTTGTTACATAATTTACCGGCCCCTAAAAGTTTTTTTGTTACTAACATTGCTCCGGTAACTTTATTTAAACGTTTAAGTTTGGCTTTACAACTGCCTTTATTACCGCCGTTAGGTAATGTAGCGATGGCCGCCATTACTTATGCCCTACAGTATAGCAATGCCTCTATCATTTTGTGCGGGTTCGATTTTTGTTATAGTTTAAGCCGTTTACATGCCAAAGCCGCTTACAGCCACAGCAACGATTTAATAACTAATCATCGCTTAAACAGAGGCCATTTAACAACGACTACTTTAAACCGTCCGTTACTTTGCGCCCAAATAGCTGGTCAAAGTTATCTTAGCGATGAGGTTTTATTAAGTTATTACCATATTTTAGCTAAATTAAAAAACGAGCGGCTTTTTAGCTGGCAAGAAAGCGGCTTACCCTTAAATTTGCCGCTTTTTAACCGGCAAAATTTAAAGACTAAGGCCAACTTAACTTGGCAAGAAGTTGAAGTCGATTTAACATCTTTTAAAGAAAATGAAATTGAAAATTTAAAATTATTTTTAAAAAATCAAGTGTTCACCGATAAATTAGATTACTTACTTTTAGAGGCCCAAAATACGGCTAACTTAGCCCAGCTGGCCAGCTACTACCTTAAACTTTGGCAGCAAAGTTAGCCTTAATTAATAACTATCAAAATCGACTGAGGTAAGCTCAGTAAAAATGGGCGAAAAATCTTCTGTTTCGGCCGCCAGCCCAATGACATCACTTATCTCTTCGGTTATTTGCTCCACGATAGCTTCTGTAGCCAGCATATCGGCAGCCCGGATAAATAAAGTAATTTTATCTTTATTAATTTGATAGCGCAAAGCAACCTCTACCGAAAAAAGCTGTAACAAAGCCCCCAATTGCTCAAACACCTCTAGGGTACTTATTTCATCTTCCGAAAGTTCTTCTAACTTTAACAGATACGCCGCCATATCTAACTGAGCTTTATATACTTTTTCGCCGGCCTCATTGTGGGCAAATTGCTTTAAATTTAAAGAGCCGGTTTGCCCTTCCAATAAAAAATCGTAATCAACTTCTGTGATAACGGCAGGCAGCTCAATATTTTTACTTTCGCCGGCCAATAAAGCCAAACCACGCTCTAAT
This window harbors:
- a CDS encoding DUF115 domain-containing protein gives rise to the protein MLTLEATARGLYQVVYNSRALYSQYNIESGVKKLLPPPSEHTLYLIASPLLGYGLKEWLAKLPAGSYALAYEAEPQLTQITHQHFAGWQTSQVTLLNSIEYNSLNKTLFNLYNYNFKEVVMLKINGGYYLKQTIYDNLFIFLQQLLQQQTHNRLLLKRNAKRWLKNTIDNFSSIKSFVKPQFDDKPLIIAAAGLSLDEAIPSLKKYRPYYHLLAVDTAFLPLQAHSLNPDALFILEGGFYNSYDFIGHKNFTAPVISDLASYAPLLHNLPAPKSFFVTNIAPVTLFKRLSLALQLPLLPPLGNVAMAAITYALQYSNASIILCGFDFCYSLSRLHAKAAYSHSNDLITNHRLNRGHLTTTTLNRPLLCAQIAGQSYLSDEVLLSYYHILAKLKNERLFSWQESGLPLNLPLFNRQNLKTKANLTWQEVEVDLTSFKENEIENLKLFLKNQVFTDKLDYLLLEAQNTANLAQLASYYLKLWQQS